A region from the Solibacillus sp. FSL H8-0523 genome encodes:
- a CDS encoding SpoIIE family protein phosphatase, translating into MVSIDREQIERMFPNVMTHDMENRKQLFVISVVFIAFCCAQAVFFETIAPLFLPFWLIVRERLPGFQKYAAIGGLAGAFLLGFGQGSIIVLQIILLQLLRRIPSVKISIYIQLTTAILVVQLIWQMFFYGGLPPILVIVSVLYECLFALVLLFFITRLLPESNSLKYTWTQDKVVAVVVLLASLLIGMKSFVVFYFSVPQILLYVLICVVAYTTTIGATVIFSLTLGFLIGLADLSFTGMMILYACSGLVASFVQNYGRLAVALFSMLPSVFFFFYDATLPLDSVYFLSMLTGTLLFLLVPKSILHDAQDYYKLQTSPIVQVQRHEVVEQHLQQFQHFAMFMKELVFERFTKEAVVVSEQKEPFIICSSCFRYEQCFGEAKEMVPILENWRLAKRSSKPVTWVRAEEQIKNKCIKSGKLLDELYAALQKEQMERQFYHGKKMIALQLRDLTEHLQQLLKHQQQELGAPETASELQSFLTEQGFQCLHIEWLNQEMGERELIFYIAGEHNVQEMMQQLEQYLFEWLHEPMQGEWMGVQTTPIFYNQLKFRSAIRYQLEYDIYTYSYQDHTISGDSYRVFPLHKGLMAIMLSDGMGTSHRAQQESEHLIHMLQQCLAYNLDPETAMHTMHYVLSLKSADMYATMDFALVDLQFGHLWCWKAGGMTTYVLRGDELFKVESTCAPIGFLSDFAVDTEMVKLRADDVILMVSDGLFSEMENWTVQEQRFISSIRESLAQGATIQVALFDCMTRYKQKYEITDDCTVMLFRLQQEVKPWHVFRPNQDFRMV; encoded by the coding sequence TTGGTTTCGATAGATCGTGAGCAAATTGAACGAATGTTCCCGAATGTAATGACACATGATATGGAAAATAGAAAGCAATTATTCGTAATAAGCGTTGTATTTATAGCCTTTTGTTGTGCGCAAGCGGTATTTTTTGAAACGATTGCGCCGTTATTTTTACCATTTTGGCTAATCGTGCGTGAACGCCTACCTGGTTTTCAAAAATATGCAGCCATTGGTGGGCTTGCCGGTGCCTTTTTATTAGGGTTTGGTCAAGGGAGTATCATCGTATTACAAATTATACTGCTGCAATTACTACGCCGTATTCCCTCCGTAAAAATCTCGATCTATATACAGTTAACGACAGCGATATTAGTTGTACAATTGATTTGGCAAATGTTCTTTTATGGAGGATTACCACCGATTTTAGTGATCGTTTCCGTTTTGTATGAATGTCTATTTGCTCTAGTATTACTCTTTTTTATTACGCGATTATTACCAGAATCAAATAGCCTAAAATATACGTGGACACAAGATAAAGTTGTAGCAGTAGTTGTTTTACTAGCGAGCCTACTCATTGGCATGAAATCTTTTGTCGTTTTCTATTTTTCTGTACCGCAAATTCTCTTGTACGTATTAATTTGTGTTGTCGCCTATACAACGACGATTGGGGCAACGGTTATTTTTTCGCTGACACTGGGCTTTTTAATCGGACTAGCAGATTTGTCGTTTACTGGCATGATGATTTTATATGCATGTAGTGGGCTTGTGGCGAGTTTTGTGCAAAATTACGGCCGGCTAGCGGTTGCTTTATTCAGTATGCTTCCAAGTGTATTTTTCTTTTTCTATGACGCCACGTTGCCGCTAGATAGTGTGTATTTTTTATCAATGCTGACGGGCACGTTACTATTTTTACTGGTGCCAAAAAGTATATTACATGATGCGCAAGACTACTATAAACTGCAAACAAGTCCCATTGTGCAGGTGCAGCGTCATGAAGTAGTCGAGCAGCACTTACAGCAGTTTCAGCACTTTGCGATGTTTATGAAAGAACTGGTCTTTGAGAGATTTACAAAGGAAGCAGTGGTCGTTTCTGAACAGAAGGAACCCTTTATTATTTGTTCCAGTTGTTTTCGTTATGAGCAGTGTTTTGGAGAAGCAAAGGAAATGGTACCGATTCTTGAAAATTGGCGATTAGCAAAGAGAAGTTCCAAGCCTGTGACATGGGTACGTGCAGAAGAGCAAATAAAAAATAAGTGCATTAAATCAGGCAAGCTATTAGACGAGCTATATGCGGCACTACAAAAAGAGCAAATGGAACGCCAATTTTATCATGGAAAAAAAATGATCGCGCTCCAATTACGAGATTTAACAGAGCACCTCCAACAGCTCTTAAAGCACCAGCAACAAGAGTTAGGTGCACCAGAAACAGCGAGTGAATTGCAAAGTTTTTTAACAGAGCAAGGTTTTCAGTGCTTGCATATTGAATGGCTAAATCAAGAAATGGGAGAACGTGAACTCATTTTTTATATTGCGGGTGAACATAATGTGCAAGAAATGATGCAACAATTGGAACAGTATTTGTTTGAATGGTTGCATGAACCGATGCAAGGGGAATGGATGGGTGTACAAACGACACCTATTTTTTATAATCAGTTGAAGTTTCGTTCAGCAATTCGTTATCAATTGGAGTATGATATATATACGTATTCGTATCAAGATCATACGATTTCAGGTGACTCGTACCGCGTATTTCCGTTGCATAAGGGCTTGATGGCAATTATGTTATCCGATGGTATGGGGACAAGTCACCGGGCACAGCAAGAGAGCGAGCATTTAATTCATATGCTCCAGCAATGTCTTGCTTATAATTTAGACCCAGAAACAGCGATGCATACGATGCATTACGTCTTGTCGCTTAAAAGTGCTGATATGTATGCAACGATGGACTTTGCGCTTGTTGATTTACAGTTTGGTCATTTATGGTGTTGGAAAGCAGGAGGCATGACAACGTATGTGCTGCGCGGTGATGAATTATTTAAAGTAGAGAGCACGTGTGCCCCTATTGGTTTCTTATCAGACTTTGCAGTGGATACAGAAATGGTAAAACTGCGGGCTGATGATGTGATATTAATGGTGTCAGATGGGTTATTTTCTGAAATGGAAAATTGGACAGTACAAGAGCAACGATTTATTTCATCGATTCGTGAAAGCTTAGCGCAAGGAGCGACGATTCAAGTGGCACTATTCGATTGTATGACACGCTATAAGCAAAAATACGAAATTACAGACGATTGCACGGTTATGTTATTTCGCTTACAACAAGAAGTAAAACCTTGGCATGTATTCCGTCCAAATCAAGATTTTCGTATGGTTTAA